From one Numenius arquata unplaced genomic scaffold, bNumArq3.hap1.1 HAP1_SCAFFOLD_881, whole genome shotgun sequence genomic stretch:
- the DAXX gene encoding death domain-associated protein 6 — MAAPPADGVIVLDDEDEGVPSGGKGGGGYKAENERLFGEFLELCTPLTEEHPEVIPFLLGRHQKATPEFLSSAELRNVLSRCLGRVRARPNKVYVYINELCTLLKAHTLRRKLAPVPVPAVPTTASPSPTPPDATPAPPAASPGGSKRQIRYLENLLRVYTGEIRRLQERELDLAELDSEDSPYLQESRLKRRMMRIFERLCQLKRCSSLTGRVIEQRIPYRGTRYPEVNRRIERFINRPEAFPDYTDILKVIQKASARHSLGLARRQMESMAQDAFREVGNRLQERRHLDLVYNFGSHLTDQYRPGTDPALVDPELAKRLRKNRTVALTRLDSVISHYAQLQDESEEEERGRKRAARQQGPPSHTPGGPPTPPPAPAQVRGDGDGDGDEDNLPLKPCLQQESAGKEEEEEEEEEEESEEEDSEEEEEEEEDESEEAEGNQGKVEEEEEEERGDEGDTGSGQQSPRRCSSPAKDEGVTVTPQEEEEAGGEVRKRPPSWSPPPELFVLEIEPLPLEPGETPPASPCPPPAPGGSEAIPKAAPPSPQPSHAPTPPAPTSPGAVSPWTAPPEPGLGEGGHCPLWIRTPQKGKRPPPASPQPLENGEGEDSGDVGGGMAISSTSFNGGTEPPPCKRSRLDLPPGASPCIEVHSVGSEEEEEGGGSRGAAPPPAEPPPPRLHSG; from the exons ATGGCGGCCCCCCCAGCCGACGGCGTCATCGTGCTGGATGACGAGGATGAGGGAGTCCCT agtggggggaaaggggggggcggCTACAAGGCGGAGAATGAGCGGCTCTTCGGGGAG TTCCTGGAGCTCTGCACCCCCCTGACAGAGGAGCACCCTGAGGTCATTCCCTTCCTCTTGGGGCGTCACCAAAAGGCCACCCCCGAGTTCCTGTCCTCGGCCGAGCTCCGCAACGTCCTGAGCCGCTGCCTGGGCCGCGTCCGTGCCCGTCCCAACAAGGTCTACGTCTACATCAATGAGCTCTGCACCCTCCTCAAGGCCCACACCCTGCGCCGCAAGCTGGCCCCCGTCCCCGTTCCCGCCGTCCCCACCACCGCTTCCCCATCCCCGACGCCGCCCGATGCCACCCCtgcgccccccgccgcctccccgggggGCTCCAAGCGCCAGATCCGATATCTGGAGAACCTGCTACGCGTCTACACGGGGGAGATCCGGCGGCTGCAGGAGCGGGAGCTGGACCTGGCCGAGCTGGACAGCGAGGACTCGCCGTATCTGCAGGAGAGCCGCCTCaagaggaggatgatgaggatcTTCGAGCGGCTCTGCCAGCTCAAGCGCTGCAGCAGCCTGACGGGGCGCGTCATCGAGCAGCGCATCCCCTACCGCGGCACCCGCTACCCCGAGGTCAACCGCCGCATCGAGCGCTTCATCAACCGCCCCGAGGCCTTCCCTGACTACACCGACATCCTCAAGGTCATCCAGAAGGCCAGCGCCCGCCACAGCCTGGGCCTGGCCCGGCGGCAAATGGAGAGCATGGCCCAGGATGCCTTCCGGGAGGTGGGCAACCGCCTGCAGGAGCGGCGCCACCTCGACCTCGTCTACAACTTCGGCAGCCACCTGACTGACCAGTATCGGCCCG ggacGGACCCGGCCCTGGTGGACCCCGAACTGGCCAAACGGCTGCGGAAGAACCGGACAGTGGCCCTGACGCGGCTGGACAGTGTCATCTCCCACTATGCCCAGCTGCAGGACGAGAGCGAGGAGGAAGAGCGCGGGCGCAAGCGAGCGGCCCGGCAGCAGGGACCCCCCTCGCACACCCCTGGGGGTCCCCCAacacctcccccagcccccgcccaggtgaggggggatggggacggggacggggatgaGGACAACCTCCCCCTGAAACCCTGCCTCCAACAGGAGAGcgcggggaaggaggaggaagaggaggaggaggaggaggaagagtcggaggaggaggactcagaggaggaagaagaagaggaagaagatgagtCTGAGGAGGCTGAGGGCAACCAGGGCAaagttgaggaggaggaagaggaggaacgtGGCGATGAAG gtgaCACTGGTTCGGGCCAGCAGAGCCCCCGACGCTGCTCGTCCCCAGCCAAGGACGAGGGGGTGACGGTGACcccgcaggaggaggaggaggcggggggggaggtgagGAAGCGCCCCCCCAgctggagccccccccccgagctcttcgtgctggAGATTGAGCCCCTGCCCCTGGAACCCGGCGAGACCCCCCCggcctccccatgtcccccccctgcccctggaGGCTCTGAGGCCATCCCTAAAGCCGCCCCCCCTTCGCCACAGCCCTCCCACGCCCCCACACCGccagcccccacctccccggGGGCCGTATCCCCCTGGACGGCCCCCCCGGAGCCGGGCTTGGGCGAGGGGGGCCACTGCCCGCTCTGGATTCGAACCCCCCAAAAAGGGaaacgccccccccccgccagcccccagcccctggaaaatggggagggggaggacagTGGCGACGTGGGGGGGGGCATGGCCATCAGCTCCACCAGCTTTAACGGCGGCACCGAGCCCCCACCCTGCAAGCGGAGCCGGCTGGACCTGCCCCCCGGAGCCag cccctgc